The region AATACCTTTTTGGTTGCGGCCGTTTGGCCGCCTCAGGGCATGGCCGGATACGAAAGCTACAAGGAACTGGCTCAGCATGAATCCGAAGGCGCTGACTACGTGATATCGGCCCGGGAAGGTTCCTCCTCAATCGCCGTTATCGCCCCGCACGGCGGGGGCATCGAGCCCGGCACCGCGGATATCGCCGATGCGGTCGCTGCGGATCACCACGCCTTCGCAGCATTCAAAGGAATAAAAAAGTCGGGAAACCGGGCGCTTCATATCAGAAGCGACCGGTTCGATGACTTCCCTGGGGCCGGGATTGCGGAAAGGTGTCGTAAGGTCATAACGATCCACGGCTGCCGTGGACAGGAGGAACGGATTTACGTCGGCGGCAGAAGTCACAAGGTCAAAATGAGGATCATCGATGCACTCAACCGGGCAGGGTTCCATGCGGAGGAAAGCCTGAAACCGGCATTGCAAGGGAGGAGCCGACGGAATATCTGCAATCGATGTCTTTCCGGACGGGGCGTTCAGGTAGAAATATCCAAAGGGCTGAGGGAAAAGATGTTTAAGAACCTCTTGAAGCATCCCACAAGGGAGAAGACCGAAACCTTCTATTGCTTTGTCAGGACGGTTAAAGCGTCCCTTGATGAATACGTCCGGCGCAATTCCGGAGAGATCCGCCGGATTACCGCTCCCGCCCCCTTTCCCGAACATCCGAACCTCTGAACCTTGAATCTTTGACCCCCTGAATCCACAAATCTTTGTTCCGGGCACCTTATCATATTGACTTAGAAGAGAGAAATAGTGTAAAAGGCATTGAAAATTGACGGATGATCTTTATTATTTAATGAAACTGGCCATTGAAGAGGCCGAAAGCGCCTTCTCAGAGGGGGAGGTCCCTGTGGGCGCTGTGCTGGCCGGTTCGGACGGCAGGATTCTGGCCAGGGCCCATAACCGGCCGATCGCCCTGAAAGATCCGACGGCCCACGCTGAGATCCTTGCGCTGAGGCACGGAGGGGCCGTGGTGGGGAATTACCGCCTCAACGGATGTATTCTCGCGGTCACTGTCGAGCCGTGTTTCATGTGCATGGGAGCGATCATCCACGCGAGAATCGCCCGGCTTGTGTTCGGGGCCTTTGACCCAAAAGCGGGCGCTGCAGGTTCCCTGTATGACCTGAGCCGGGATGCCCGCCTCAATCACAAACTGGAGGTTGTGTCCGGAATCACGGGAGAACCGTGTCAGGAGCTGATGCGACGATTTTTCCAAGCCCGGCGGGGAATCTGATATCAATAAATTCCGGAGAGGTACCGAAGTGGTCGTAACGGGGTCGACTCGAAATCGATTTGCCTTGTTAATAGCAGGGCACGTGGGTTCGAATCCCACCCTCTCCGCCACAGTTCTTTAAAAAACGACCTATTAAAAGAGTTGAGTACGCCTGAAGATTGGAGAGATGTCCGAGCTGGCCGAAGGAGCGCGACTGGAAATCGCGTGTACTGCCAACAGCGGTACCGAGGGTTCGAATCCCTCTCTCTCCGCCATCAAAAAAGTTGTCCTTTTCCATGGCTGTTGCCATCCCCTCTCCATCCGAGGAATGTCTTCGCCATCCGTAACCCGGCCGTTTCCTGCGGGGGCGGCCCTTTAATCCGGAGAATCCCCACACCATGGCTTACCAGGTATTAGCCAGAAAATGGCGTCCTCAGGTGTTTCAGGACGTCATTGGTCAGGAACATGTTGCACAGACCCTGATGAATGCCATCAAGACCGAGAGGCTGGCACATGCCTATCTCTT is a window of Deltaproteobacteria bacterium DNA encoding:
- a CDS encoding poly-gamma-glutamate hydrolase family protein gives rise to the protein MAGYESYKELAQHESEGADYVISAREGSSSIAVIAPHGGGIEPGTADIADAVAADHHAFAAFKGIKKSGNRALHIRSDRFDDFPGAGIAERCRKVITIHGCRGQEERIYVGGRSHKVKMRIIDALNRAGFHAEESLKPALQGRSRRNICNRCLSGRGVQVEISKGLREKMFKNLLKHPTREKTETFYCFVRTVKASLDEYVRRNSGEIRRITAPAPFPEHPNL
- the tadA gene encoding tRNA adenosine(34) deaminase TadA, whose product is MKLAIEEAESAFSEGEVPVGAVLAGSDGRILARAHNRPIALKDPTAHAEILALRHGGAVVGNYRLNGCILAVTVEPCFMCMGAIIHARIARLVFGAFDPKAGAAGSLYDLSRDARLNHKLEVVSGITGEPCQELMRRFFQARRGI